TGGTATGGACGGAATCCAAGCGGCGAGGCAAATCAAGCAAAAATGGCCCCAGGTGCAGATTATGATGCTGACCACATTTCAAGATGAGCATAGTATCCGCCTGGCGCTGCTAGCCGGAGCCGAGGGGTACATGCTGAAATCAACGCAGGTCTCCAGTATGGCACAACAGCTGCGTGCTTTGGCTTCCGGTACTTCCGTTGTGGATGCCAATGTGCTGAAGACCTTGATGCTGCCCGAAAAAGAGAATCGTGCCGACCTTACCCCGCGGGAAAACGATATTCTCGAGCTGGTTGCCTTAGGCTGCTCGAATCGAGAAATTGCCGAGCAATTGTTTATCAGCGAAGGAACCGTGCGCAATACCCTCTCGATCATACTGGATAAATTGGAGCTTCGAGACAGAACCCAGTTGGCTATCTATTATTGGAGAAGATCGTTGTAGTCCTATTCTTTTTCGTTTCGATCCAATCAATGATATGCCCAGCTCGCTTCCGTGTCTCGCTTCGCCGCTCCGCTTGCGAGCGGTGAGACAGATACCAAGCCAAGCGCCCCATCACCAACCACATGTGGTAATGAAGCTTTAGATTTCCCAAAGAATGAATCGATTGAACCTCAATCTCTCTTAAACGATTCGTTGTGATGATAGGGCCTGGATATATCGTTTCTGCCGTCTGAATGGCCCTTAGCAAATCACTGGATATGCAGACATTCCACTCCGAATAATCATAGTCCAGGTCGGATTGTTCAATTTCAGCGTTGTTGTAAGCTTCCACCCAAGCATTGAACTGATCGGAACTCATCCATTTCCTATCCAATATATGTATAACTTTAAAATGTCTTACCAATCCAATTTTCATAGGGCTCCTTAAGCAAGTTTATTCTCGACCAACCGTTCCATAAGAGATCTTCATATTCGGTGCATAAGTCAACCACGAGTCGCTATTAAACACCTGGAACAACTTGAGTTCAGCGGCATATTGGGCTTGGGCTTCTTCCACTGATAAACCTCTCTGTACCATCTGCTCCACTACCTTAACCGGATCTTCCAGTTCCTGCCCAATGCCTTCTTCCTTCAAGGACTGAAAAAGCCGAACCTTCTCAGCAGCATCCATATTCTGATCTAAAAAATTCACTTTATCACTGACTCGGCATTCCACATTCCGTAATCCCAGCTGACTTAGAAGAATAGGGAGCCTCATGCCGATATTTCCGTCTTTCCCGCTATCTTTGGCACTCGCTTCATACAATTTCTGTAATATGCCTAGACGGACGACTTCAGACTGCTGGATTCCATCGAAGCCATAATTAGCCGTATTAGCAATCCAATGAGGCTCAAAACAAATGACTCGTCCGCCG
This Paenibacillus sp. JZ16 DNA region includes the following protein-coding sequences:
- a CDS encoding response regulator transcription factor, whose translation is MNILIVDDDPLVCQSLRLLLSREPDMEVTATANDGAAAIQCCEEVLPDIVLMDIRMPGMDGIQAARQIKQKWPQVQIMMLTTFQDEHSIRLALLAGAEGYMLKSTQVSSMAQQLRALASGTSVVDANVLKTLMLPEKENRADLTPRENDILELVALGCSNREIAEQLFISEGTVRNTLSIILDKLELRDRTQLAIYYWRRSL
- a CDS encoding histidine phosphatase family protein; this translates as MSSDQFNAWVEAYNNAEIEQSDLDYDYSEWNVCISSDLLRAIQTAETIYPGPIITTNRLREIEVQSIHSLGNLKLHYHMWLVMGRLAWYLSHRSQAERRSETRKRAGHIIDWIETKKNRTTTIFSNNR
- a CDS encoding class I SAM-dependent methyltransferase — encoded protein: MSEYYWDSTIEYLRNTRGLYYNNDYLEFLVKNVWKMNTPINIVDYGCGYGYLGLKLLPLLPEGSTYTGIDKGKDLIKEAREVFDKLPYSTEFIQGDLEDMFVERQYDVAICHAFLLHMASPREILQKMMNSVLDGGRVICFEPHWIANTANYGFDGIQQSEVVRLGILQKLYEASAKDSGKDGNIGMRLPILLSQLGLRNVECRVSDKVNFLDQNMDAAEKVRLFQSLKEEGIGQELEDPVKVVEQMVQRGLSVEEAQAQYAAELKLFQVFNSDSWLTYAPNMKISYGTVGRE